In Pseudomonas oryzicola, one DNA window encodes the following:
- a CDS encoding methionine ABC transporter ATP-binding protein has translation MIEFQQVHKTYRVAGREIPALNPTTLTIENGQVFGLIGHSGAGKSTMLRLINRLEEPSGGKIIVDGEDVTAFNASQLRGFRQQVGMIFQHFNLLASKTVADNVGLPLTLAGELSRSEIDKRVTELLARVGLSDHARKYPAQLSGGQKQRVGIARALSTNPKILLCDEATSALDPQTTASVLQLLAEINRELKLTIVLITHEMDVIRRVCDRVAVMDAGQIVEQGPVAEVFLHPQHPTTKRFVQEDEQVDEGEQRDDFAHVPGRIVRLTFQGDATYAPLLGTVARETGVDYSILAGRIDRIKDVPYGQLTLALIGGDMEAAFTRFKAADVHMEVLR, from the coding sequence GTGATCGAGTTCCAACAGGTACACAAGACCTACCGCGTTGCCGGTAGGGAAATTCCCGCACTGAATCCGACCACCCTGACCATCGAGAATGGCCAGGTGTTCGGCCTGATCGGCCATTCCGGCGCCGGCAAGAGCACCATGCTGCGCCTGATCAACCGCCTGGAAGAACCTTCCGGCGGCAAGATCATCGTCGACGGCGAAGATGTCACCGCGTTCAACGCCAGCCAGTTGCGCGGCTTCCGCCAGCAGGTCGGGATGATTTTCCAGCACTTCAACCTGCTGGCTTCCAAGACCGTCGCCGACAACGTCGGCCTGCCCCTGACCCTGGCCGGCGAACTGTCGCGCAGCGAGATCGACAAGCGTGTCACCGAGCTGCTGGCCCGTGTCGGCCTTTCCGACCACGCCAGGAAGTACCCGGCGCAGTTGTCCGGCGGCCAGAAGCAACGCGTCGGCATCGCCCGCGCCTTGTCCACCAACCCGAAGATCCTGCTGTGCGACGAGGCCACCAGCGCCCTCGACCCACAGACCACGGCCTCGGTCCTGCAATTGCTGGCCGAGATCAACCGTGAGCTGAAGCTGACCATCGTGCTGATCACCCACGAGATGGACGTGATCCGTCGGGTGTGCGACCGCGTGGCGGTGATGGACGCCGGCCAGATCGTCGAGCAAGGCCCGGTGGCCGAGGTGTTCTTGCACCCGCAGCACCCCACCACCAAACGCTTTGTCCAGGAAGACGAGCAGGTCGACGAAGGCGAGCAGCGCGACGACTTTGCCCACGTGCCAGGACGCATCGTGCGCCTGACCTTCCAGGGCGACGCCACCTATGCACCGCTGCTGGGCACCGTCGCCCGTGAAACCGGTGTGGACTACAGCATCCTCGCCGGGCGCATCGACCGCATCAAGGACGTGCCCTATGGCCAGCTGACTCTCGCCCTGATCGGCGGTGACATGGAAGCGGCGTTCACCCGCTTCAAGGCAGCTGACGTACATATGGAGGTACTGCGTTGA
- a CDS encoding PA5502 family lipoprotein — MKPFASRYLLVAAFSLFLAACSSAPVEQAAVPAQADAWQQLQQNIASNELATAEDQLAALQAQAPNDARLEQYQRQLAEAYLQRSQVFLQKGDVNAAATALARARALMPQAPAVTGGDAVTQARKAELEKAEAALKAAEAKPRARIIDLTAPSTVVALKTTDSRAMRRQLDDIAADVVSYQCDVVFQVPRTEDGPWLKTLLEKRVRKIDSGFELKQKHEIQRALPAQVVLIPHLQ, encoded by the coding sequence ATGAAGCCGTTCGCCTCCCGTTATCTGCTTGTTGCCGCGTTTTCCCTGTTCCTGGCTGCCTGTTCCAGCGCGCCGGTCGAACAGGCCGCCGTACCTGCCCAAGCCGATGCCTGGCAGCAGTTGCAACAGAACATCGCCAGCAACGAGCTGGCAACCGCCGAAGACCAGCTGGCCGCCCTGCAGGCGCAGGCGCCGAATGACGCGCGCCTGGAGCAATACCAGCGGCAGTTGGCCGAAGCCTACCTGCAACGCAGCCAGGTCTTTCTGCAGAAAGGCGATGTGAACGCTGCGGCCACCGCCCTGGCCCGCGCCCGTGCGCTGATGCCACAGGCCCCGGCAGTGACCGGCGGCGATGCCGTGACCCAGGCCCGCAAAGCCGAGCTGGAGAAAGCGGAGGCAGCGTTGAAAGCCGCCGAAGCCAAACCCAGGGCACGCATCATCGACCTTACGGCGCCCAGCACCGTGGTGGCCTTGAAGACCACCGACAGTCGCGCCATGCGCCGCCAGCTGGATGACATTGCCGCCGACGTGGTCAGCTACCAGTGCGACGTGGTGTTCCAGGTGCCGCGCACCGAGGACGGGCCTTGGCTGAAAACCCTGCTGGAAAAGCGCGTTCGCAAGATCGACAGCGGGTTCGAGCTGAAGCAGAAGCATGAGATCCAGCGCGCGCTGCCGGCGCAGGTCGTGCTGATCCCGCATTTGCAATAA
- a CDS encoding COX15/CtaA family protein → MARPGFRLAVFATLLALLVVLLGAYTRLTHAGLGCPDWPGCYGFISVPKSEAQLAHAELHFPDHPVEAAKGWAEMVHRYFAGTLAVVIALLAFQALRRHARDGQPYRLPLLLLGVVLAQAAFGMWTVTLQLWPQVVTAHLLGGFTTLSLLFLLSLRLSRAFAPLPKLPLSLRRVAALALLVVIGQVALGGWVSSNYAAVACIDLPTCHGEWWPAADFSNGFHLTQQVGPNYLGGQLDSEARTAIHISHRLGALVVTLVLLLLSWKLHRNQLDGLARLVLLALALQVSLGLANVVLHLPLAVAVAHNAGGALLLLTMVFLNYRIRVADQIHISHGWRLTPMAGAGVAPHPRNALWRRF, encoded by the coding sequence ATGGCCAGACCCGGATTCCGCCTTGCTGTGTTCGCCACCCTGCTGGCGCTGCTGGTCGTCCTGCTCGGTGCCTATACCCGGCTGACCCATGCAGGCCTCGGTTGCCCCGACTGGCCAGGCTGCTATGGCTTCATCAGCGTGCCCAAGAGCGAAGCGCAGCTGGCCCATGCCGAGCTGCATTTTCCCGATCACCCCGTGGAAGCAGCCAAAGGCTGGGCCGAGATGGTGCATCGCTACTTCGCCGGCACGCTGGCAGTGGTGATCGCCCTGCTCGCCTTCCAGGCGTTGCGCCGTCATGCCCGCGATGGCCAGCCTTATCGGCTGCCCTTGCTGTTGCTGGGGGTGGTGCTGGCCCAGGCCGCTTTCGGTATGTGGACCGTCACCCTGCAGCTCTGGCCACAAGTGGTGACAGCACACCTGTTGGGCGGGTTCACCACACTGAGCTTGCTGTTCCTGTTATCCCTGCGTCTATCCCGGGCATTTGCGCCTTTGCCAAAATTGCCGTTGAGCCTTCGCCGGGTAGCTGCGTTGGCGTTGCTGGTAGTGATTGGCCAGGTCGCCCTTGGCGGTTGGGTCAGCTCCAATTACGCCGCCGTGGCCTGCATCGATCTGCCGACCTGCCACGGTGAGTGGTGGCCGGCAGCAGACTTCAGCAATGGTTTCCACCTGACCCAGCAGGTCGGCCCGAATTATCTGGGCGGCCAACTGGACAGCGAGGCACGCACGGCTATCCATATCAGCCACCGCCTGGGAGCGCTGGTGGTTACGCTTGTGCTGTTGCTGCTCAGCTGGAAGTTGCACCGCAACCAGCTCGATGGCCTGGCTCGCCTGGTGCTGCTGGCGTTAGCGCTGCAGGTGAGCCTGGGCTTGGCCAACGTGGTATTGCACCTGCCTCTGGCCGTGGCCGTGGCGCACAACGCTGGCGGTGCCCTGCTGCTATTGACCATGGTTTTCCTGAACTACCGCATCCGGGTGGCTGACCAAATTCATATCAGCCATGGCTGGCGCCTGACGCCGATGGCCGGCGCGGGCGTCGCCCCTCACCCGAGGAATGCACTGTGGCGACGCTTCTGA
- the katE gene encoding catalase HPII, translating to MPSKKTDSPRHSQLAGNDTPDRANTNAKVQSLEDVRSDATGQALRTNQGVRIADNQNTLKAGDRGPSLLEDFIMREKITHFDHERIPERIVHARGTGAHGFFQSYGNHAALTKAGFLQDPAKITPVFVRFSTVQGPRGSADTVRDVRGFAVKFYTDEGNFDLVGNNMPVFFIQDAIKFPDFVHAVKPEPHNEIPTGASAHDTFWDFVSLVPESAHMVMWAMSDRAIPRSLRMMEGFGVHTFRLVNDQGVASFVKFHWKPRQGVHSLLWDEAQKLAGKDADFQRRDLWEAIETGDYPEWELGVQIVPEADEHKFDFDLLDPTKIIPEELVPVTPLGKMVLNRNPDNFFAEVEQVAFCPGHIVPGIDFTNDPLLQGRLFSYTDTQLSRLGGPNFHQIPINRPVAPNHNNQRDALHQHVVHKGRASYEPNSIDGGWPKETPPAARDGGFESYQERIDAHKIRQRSESFGDHFSQARLFFHSMSPTEQQHIIKAYSFELGKVEREAIRAREVNEILANIDLKLAAAVAANLGLPAPTAGTVQVKGSQLAQSPALSQLNHPGVVGIKGRKIAVLLADGVDAGSVDRLVKALEAQRARPMLLGPTSAPVKAADGTQLAVAASMEGMPSIMFDGIVVPGGKVSTDALAASGLARHFLLEGYKHLKAMVLTKELSGSLCLKEDKGLLLGDDQSVVDAFVKAVEGHRVWEREAAAEAVPA from the coding sequence ATGCCCAGCAAGAAGACGGATTCGCCAAGACACAGTCAGCTCGCCGGCAACGACACGCCTGACCGTGCCAATACCAATGCCAAGGTGCAAAGCCTGGAGGACGTGCGCAGCGACGCCACCGGCCAGGCGCTGCGTACCAATCAGGGCGTGCGCATCGCCGACAACCAGAACACCCTCAAGGCTGGCGACCGTGGCCCCTCGCTGCTTGAAGATTTCATCATGCGCGAGAAAATTACCCACTTCGACCACGAGCGTATTCCGGAGCGCATCGTGCATGCCCGGGGCACTGGCGCGCATGGCTTCTTCCAGAGCTATGGCAACCATGCAGCGCTGACCAAGGCGGGCTTTTTGCAGGACCCAGCCAAAATCACCCCCGTTTTCGTGCGCTTTTCCACGGTACAAGGCCCGCGGGGGTCGGCCGACACCGTGCGTGACGTGCGCGGCTTTGCGGTGAAGTTCTACACCGACGAAGGCAACTTCGACCTGGTGGGCAACAACATGCCGGTGTTCTTCATCCAGGATGCGATCAAGTTCCCGGATTTCGTACACGCTGTGAAGCCGGAACCGCACAACGAGATCCCTACCGGTGCCTCGGCGCACGACACCTTCTGGGATTTTGTCTCGCTGGTGCCGGAGTCGGCACATATGGTGATGTGGGCAATGTCGGACCGCGCGATTCCACGCAGCCTGCGGATGATGGAAGGGTTCGGCGTGCATACCTTCCGCCTGGTCAACGACCAGGGTGTGGCCAGCTTCGTCAAGTTCCACTGGAAACCGCGCCAGGGCGTGCATTCGCTGCTGTGGGACGAGGCACAGAAGCTGGCGGGGAAAGACGCCGACTTCCAGCGCCGTGACCTGTGGGAAGCCATCGAGACGGGTGATTACCCGGAGTGGGAGCTGGGTGTGCAGATCGTGCCGGAAGCCGACGAGCACAAATTCGACTTCGACTTGCTGGACCCGACCAAGATCATCCCGGAAGAACTGGTACCGGTTACGCCGCTGGGCAAGATGGTACTGAACCGCAATCCGGACAACTTCTTTGCCGAAGTGGAGCAGGTGGCGTTCTGCCCTGGCCATATCGTGCCGGGCATCGACTTCACCAACGACCCGTTGCTGCAGGGCCGGCTGTTCTCCTACACCGACACCCAGCTTAGCCGCCTGGGCGGGCCGAACTTCCACCAGATCCCGATCAACCGCCCGGTGGCCCCCAACCACAACAACCAGCGCGATGCCCTGCATCAGCATGTGGTGCACAAAGGGCGTGCTTCATACGAGCCAAACTCCATCGATGGCGGCTGGCCGAAAGAAACCCCACCGGCGGCGCGGGATGGCGGTTTCGAGAGTTACCAGGAGCGCATCGATGCGCACAAGATCCGCCAGCGCAGCGAATCGTTCGGCGACCATTTTTCCCAGGCTCGGCTGTTCTTCCACAGCATGAGCCCAACTGAGCAGCAGCACATCATCAAGGCCTACAGCTTCGAGCTGGGTAAGGTTGAGCGTGAGGCGATTCGGGCGCGGGAAGTAAATGAAATCCTGGCAAACATCGACCTCAAGCTGGCGGCGGCGGTGGCGGCAAACCTTGGCCTGCCCGCGCCGACGGCGGGTACCGTGCAGGTCAAAGGCAGCCAGCTGGCACAGTCGCCAGCCCTGAGCCAGCTGAATCATCCGGGTGTGGTTGGTATCAAGGGGCGCAAGATCGCGGTGCTGCTGGCGGATGGTGTGGACGCCGGTAGCGTCGACAGGCTGGTGAAGGCGCTGGAGGCGCAGCGTGCCCGGCCGATGCTGCTGGGGCCGACTTCAGCGCCGGTGAAAGCGGCGGATGGCACGCAGTTAGCGGTGGCAGCTTCGATGGAGGGCATGCCATCGATCATGTTCGATGGGATCGTCGTGCCGGGTGGCAAGGTATCGACCGACGCGCTTGCGGCCAGCGGGCTGGCCAGGCATTTCCTGCTCGAGGGCTACAAGCATTTGAAAGCCATGGTGCTGACCAAGGAGCTGTCTGGCAGCCTCTGTCTCAAGGAGGACAAGGGGTTGCTGCTGGGGGATGACCAGAGCGTGGTGGATGCCTTTGTCAAAGCAGTTGAAGGGCATCGTGTGTGGGAGCGGGAGGCGGCTGCGGAGGCTGTACCGGCTTAA
- a CDS encoding MetQ/NlpA family ABC transporter substrate-binding protein: MKKLLAVVAAVAAFSAHAESLTVAATPVPHAEILNFVKPALAKEGVELKVKEFTDYIQPNVQVAEKRLDANFFQHQPYLDEFNKAKGTQLVSVTGVHIEPLGVYSAKIKKLDDLSSGATVVIPNDATNGGRALLLLDKAGVIKLKDNKNILSTVKDVAENPKGLKFRELEAATIPRVLTQVDAALINTNYALEAKLNPEKDALVIEGSDSPYVNILVARPDNKDSEAMKKLAAALHSPEVKKFINEKYKGAVVPAF; the protein is encoded by the coding sequence ATGAAGAAGCTGCTTGCTGTTGTCGCCGCTGTCGCGGCCTTCTCGGCCCACGCCGAGTCCCTGACCGTCGCAGCCACCCCGGTGCCGCACGCCGAAATCCTCAACTTCGTCAAACCTGCACTGGCGAAAGAGGGCGTGGAGCTGAAGGTCAAGGAATTCACCGATTACATCCAGCCGAACGTGCAAGTGGCGGAAAAGCGCCTGGATGCCAACTTCTTCCAGCACCAGCCGTATCTGGATGAGTTCAACAAGGCCAAGGGCACCCAGCTGGTGAGCGTGACAGGTGTGCACATCGAGCCGCTGGGCGTGTACTCGGCCAAGATCAAGAAGCTGGACGATCTGTCTTCCGGCGCCACCGTGGTCATTCCCAACGACGCTACCAACGGTGGCCGCGCCCTGCTGCTGCTGGACAAGGCTGGTGTGATCAAGCTGAAGGACAACAAGAACATCCTGTCCACCGTGAAGGATGTTGCCGAAAACCCGAAAGGCCTGAAATTCCGTGAACTGGAAGCAGCCACCATCCCGCGCGTGCTGACCCAGGTCGATGCTGCCCTGATCAACACCAACTATGCGCTGGAGGCCAAGCTGAACCCGGAAAAAGACGCGCTGGTCATCGAAGGCAGCGATTCGCCGTACGTGAACATTCTGGTTGCCCGCCCGGACAACAAGGACTCGGAGGCGATGAAGAAGCTGGCCGCGGCGCTGCACTCGCCTGAGGTCAAGAAATTCATCAACGAGAAGTACAAGGGCGCAGTGGTACCGGCGTTCTAA
- a CDS encoding cytochrome c oxidase assembly protein yields MNGLSLKRLVLRLLMLTVVMFAFGFALVPIYDVMCKAFGINGKTGGQYEGSQLADPTRSVRVQFMSTNASDMVWDFYSTADQLEVNPGAVNQMIFVAHNPTDRPMSAQAIPSITPAEAAAYFHKTECFCFTQQVLQPGERIEMPVRFIVDRDLPASVKHLTLAYTLFDITARHPPVAHVAAQDVQGAR; encoded by the coding sequence ATGAATGGCCTGTCGTTGAAACGCCTGGTATTGCGCCTGCTGATGCTGACGGTGGTGATGTTCGCCTTCGGTTTCGCCCTGGTGCCGATCTACGACGTGATGTGCAAGGCCTTCGGCATCAATGGCAAGACCGGCGGGCAGTATGAAGGCAGCCAGCTTGCCGACCCGACGCGTTCGGTGCGGGTGCAGTTCATGTCGACCAATGCCAGCGACATGGTCTGGGACTTCTACTCCACGGCCGATCAGCTGGAGGTCAACCCGGGAGCGGTGAACCAGATGATTTTCGTCGCCCACAACCCGACCGACCGGCCAATGAGTGCCCAGGCCATCCCCAGCATCACCCCGGCCGAGGCCGCGGCGTACTTCCACAAGACCGAGTGCTTCTGCTTTACCCAGCAGGTGCTGCAGCCCGGCGAACGCATCGAGATGCCAGTGCGCTTCATCGTCGACCGCGACCTGCCGGCCAGCGTGAAGCACCTGACACTGGCCTACACCTTGTTCGACATCACCGCTCGCCACCCGCCGGTCGCGCATGTTGCGGCCCAGGACGTCCAGGGCGCCCGTTAA
- a CDS encoding SCO family protein: MTRTQKTVFILVALVALILGLTVNKVLNGRGQPNPTELIDAGIILLPQSRAVADVTMTNQDGQPVRLDELKGKWSLLFFGYTYCPDICPTTLAQLRQVKSELPKEAVDRLQVVLVSVDPNRDTPNQLKQYLGYFDKDFVGVAGSIEDTQKLANALSIPFIPADTSKPGYTVDHSGNLAVVGPDGRQRGFIRAPFNNQKLVAQLPGLVKRD; the protein is encoded by the coding sequence ATGACCCGAACCCAGAAAACCGTCTTCATCCTCGTTGCCCTGGTCGCGCTGATTCTGGGCCTGACCGTCAACAAGGTGCTCAATGGCCGCGGCCAACCCAACCCGACCGAGCTGATCGACGCCGGCATCATCCTGCTGCCGCAGAGCCGTGCCGTGGCCGACGTCACCATGACCAATCAGGATGGCCAGCCAGTGCGGCTGGATGAACTGAAGGGCAAATGGTCGCTGTTGTTCTTTGGCTACACCTACTGCCCGGACATCTGCCCGACTACCCTGGCCCAACTGCGCCAGGTCAAGAGCGAGCTGCCCAAGGAGGCGGTAGACCGGCTGCAGGTGGTGCTGGTGAGCGTTGACCCGAACCGTGACACACCAAACCAGCTGAAACAGTACCTGGGTTATTTCGACAAGGACTTCGTCGGGGTGGCGGGGTCGATCGAGGACACCCAGAAGCTGGCCAACGCCTTGAGCATTCCGTTCATTCCGGCGGATACCAGCAAGCCGGGGTACACCGTGGACCACAGTGGCAATCTGGCGGTGGTGGGGCCGGACGGGCGGCAGCGCGGGTTCATTCGGGCGCCGTTCAACAACCAGAAACTGGTGGCGCAGTTGCCGGGGCTGGTGAAGCGGGATTGA
- a CDS encoding SURF1 family protein yields MRPFRPGWVPTLAVLVLLPGLIALGCWQLGRATEKRMLLATYAERRAEAPLAMAQLTANQDNAFRRVHLYGRFDGEHSLLLDNRLRDGQAGVELLQPFHDQASGLWLLVNRGWLPWPDRRVPVYFDTPAQALALDASVYVTPGSTFQLHPDPAGGQWPHLLTAVDAAQLWQQLGREGFAHELRLEPGPAAYRLDWPVVAMGPEKHLGYAVQWFALATALVLLYFYFGWHHNKEKRHGHRHSTGSA; encoded by the coding sequence ATGAGGCCGTTTCGTCCAGGCTGGGTACCAACCCTGGCGGTGCTTGTGCTACTGCCGGGGCTGATCGCGCTGGGCTGCTGGCAGCTCGGCCGTGCCACGGAAAAGCGCATGCTGCTGGCCACCTATGCCGAGCGCCGGGCCGAGGCGCCCCTGGCCATGGCTCAATTGACCGCGAATCAGGACAACGCCTTCCGCCGCGTGCACCTGTATGGCCGCTTCGATGGCGAACACAGCTTGCTGCTGGACAACCGCCTGCGCGATGGCCAGGCCGGTGTCGAATTGTTGCAACCCTTCCATGACCAGGCCAGCGGCCTGTGGCTGCTGGTCAATCGCGGCTGGTTGCCATGGCCGGATCGCCGCGTGCCGGTGTACTTCGATACGCCGGCCCAGGCGTTGGCGCTGGACGCCTCGGTGTATGTCACGCCCGGCAGCACGTTCCAGTTGCACCCCGACCCGGCAGGCGGCCAGTGGCCGCACTTGCTGACCGCCGTTGATGCCGCACAGCTGTGGCAGCAACTCGGCCGTGAAGGCTTCGCCCATGAACTGCGCCTGGAGCCTGGCCCGGCAGCCTATCGCCTGGACTGGCCGGTTGTCGCCATGGGCCCGGAAAAACACCTGGGGTACGCCGTGCAGTGGTTTGCCCTCGCGACTGCGCTGGTGCTGCTCTACTTCTATTTCGGTTGGCACCACAACAAGGAGAAACGCCATGGCCACCGTCACTCCACTGGAAGTGCCTGA
- a CDS encoding cytochrome c oxidase subunit 3: MASHQHYYVPAQSKWPIIATIGMFITMYGLGTWFNDMKAGHPESHGPLIFFVGALFLAYMLFGWFGSVVRESRAGLYSPQLDRSFRWGMSWFIFSEVMFFLAFFGALFYVRVLAGPWLGGEGAKGVAHMLWPSFEFTWPLLHTPDPKLFPPPKEVIDPWHLPLINTILLVSSSVTITIAHHALRRDHRGALKLWMALTILLGASFIALQAYEYHEAYTKLGLTLGSGIYGATFFMLTGFHGAHVTLGTIILIVMFLRILRGHFNPDKHFGFEAASWYWHFVDVVWVGLFIFVYVL, translated from the coding sequence ATGGCAAGTCACCAGCACTACTACGTCCCGGCGCAGAGCAAATGGCCGATCATCGCCACCATCGGCATGTTCATCACCATGTACGGCCTGGGTACCTGGTTCAACGACATGAAGGCCGGCCACCCCGAATCGCACGGGCCGCTGATCTTCTTCGTTGGCGCGTTGTTCCTGGCCTACATGCTGTTTGGCTGGTTCGGCTCGGTGGTACGGGAGAGCCGCGCGGGGCTGTACAGCCCGCAGCTGGACCGTTCGTTCCGTTGGGGCATGAGCTGGTTCATCTTTTCCGAAGTGATGTTCTTCCTGGCATTCTTCGGTGCGCTGTTCTACGTGCGCGTGCTGGCCGGGCCGTGGTTGGGAGGTGAAGGGGCCAAAGGGGTAGCCCACATGCTGTGGCCGTCCTTCGAGTTCACCTGGCCGCTGCTGCACACGCCGGACCCGAAACTGTTCCCGCCGCCCAAGGAAGTGATCGATCCCTGGCACCTGCCGCTGATCAACACCATCCTGCTGGTGAGCTCCAGCGTGACCATCACCATCGCCCACCATGCGCTGCGCCGTGACCACCGGGGTGCACTGAAATTGTGGATGGCGCTGACCATCCTCCTGGGAGCCAGCTTCATTGCGCTGCAGGCCTATGAGTACCACGAGGCGTACACCAAGTTGGGGCTGACACTGGGCTCGGGGATCTATGGCGCGACGTTCTTCATGTTGACGGGCTTCCACGGGGCCCACGTGACACTTGGCACGATCATCCTGATCGTGATGTTCCTGCGCATTCTGCGCGGGCACTTCAATCCGGATAAACACTTTGGCTTCGAGGCTGCCAGCTGGTACTGGCACTTTGTCGATGTGGTGTGGGTGGGGCTGTTCATCTTTGTGTATGTGCTCTGA
- the cyoE gene encoding heme o synthase, which yields MATLLKAQGQRAGWRDYLELTKPKVVVLMLITSLVGMLLATRAGVPWQVLVFGNLGIGLCAGGAAVVNHVVDRRIDALMARTHKRPLAQGRVEPLPALLFALGLAVAGMALLLVFTNPLTAWLTLASLVGYAVIYTGFLKRATPQNIVIGGLAGAAPPLLGWVAVSGHVSAEPLLLVLIIFAWTPPHFWALAIHRKAEYAKADIPMLPVTHGERYTKLHILLYTLVLLAITLLPYVIHMSGPLYLACAALLGARFLRWAWVLYRGSRPHAAIGTFKYSIGYLFALFIALLVDHYLLLNL from the coding sequence GTGGCGACGCTTCTGAAAGCACAGGGACAACGTGCCGGCTGGCGCGACTACCTGGAACTGACCAAGCCCAAGGTGGTGGTGCTGATGTTGATCACCTCGCTGGTGGGCATGTTGCTCGCCACCCGAGCCGGGGTGCCGTGGCAGGTGCTGGTATTCGGCAACCTGGGCATCGGCTTGTGCGCGGGCGGTGCGGCGGTGGTCAATCACGTCGTTGACCGGCGTATCGATGCGCTGATGGCGCGCACCCACAAGCGCCCGCTGGCCCAAGGGCGCGTCGAGCCGCTACCGGCGCTGCTGTTTGCCTTGGGCCTGGCCGTGGCGGGCATGGCTTTGTTGCTGGTGTTCACCAACCCCCTCACGGCCTGGCTGACCCTGGCTTCGCTGGTGGGCTATGCAGTGATCTATACCGGCTTTCTCAAGCGTGCAACGCCGCAGAACATCGTCATCGGCGGCCTGGCCGGGGCCGCCCCGCCGCTGCTTGGCTGGGTCGCGGTCAGCGGGCATGTCAGTGCCGAACCGCTGTTGCTGGTACTGATCATCTTTGCCTGGACGCCACCGCATTTCTGGGCCCTGGCCATTCACCGCAAAGCGGAATATGCCAAGGCTGACATTCCGATGCTGCCGGTGACCCACGGCGAGCGCTACACCAAACTGCATATCCTGCTGTACACCCTGGTGCTACTGGCGATCACCCTGCTGCCTTATGTCATCCACATGAGCGGCCCGCTGTACCTGGCCTGTGCCGCCCTGCTGGGTGCGCGCTTCCTGCGCTGGGCCTGGGTGTTGTACCGTGGCAGCCGGCCGCACGCGGCGATCGGCACCTTCAAGTACTCTATCGGCTACCTGTTCGCGCTGTTCATCGCGTTGCTCGTTGACCACTACCTGTTGCTGAACCTATGA
- a CDS encoding twin transmembrane helix small protein, with the protein MLKAAIVLMLLATIASLFSGLVFLVKDDENSTRLLKALTVRVTLAALTIGLVAWGFISGQLVSHAPF; encoded by the coding sequence ATGCTCAAGGCCGCGATTGTCCTGATGCTGTTGGCCACAATTGCCAGCCTGTTCAGTGGGCTGGTGTTCCTGGTCAAGGACGACGAAAACTCGACCCGCCTGCTGAAGGCGCTGACCGTGCGGGTGACCCTGGCAGCCCTGACCATCGGCCTGGTCGCCTGGGGCTTCATCAGTGGCCAGCTGGTTTCTCACGCCCCCTTCTGA
- a CDS encoding methionine ABC transporter permease yields MDALNFFANVDWAEIWLATVDTMIMLFGSLFFTVLLGLPLGVLLFLCGPKQMFEQKGVYALLSLVVNILRSLPFIILLIVMIPITVLITGTSLGVAGAIPPLVVGATPFFARLVETALREVDRGIIEATQSMGATTRQIITSALLPEARPGIFAAITVTAITLVSYTAMAGVVGAGGLGDLAIRFGYQRFQTDVMVVTVVLLLVLVQVLQSVGDKLVVHFSRK; encoded by the coding sequence ATGGACGCCCTGAATTTCTTCGCCAACGTCGACTGGGCCGAAATCTGGCTGGCCACCGTCGATACCATGATCATGCTGTTCGGCTCGCTGTTCTTCACCGTGCTGCTGGGCTTGCCGCTGGGCGTGTTGCTGTTCCTCTGCGGCCCCAAGCAGATGTTCGAACAGAAGGGCGTGTACGCGTTGCTGTCGCTGGTCGTCAACATCCTGCGTTCGCTGCCGTTCATCATCCTCCTGATCGTGATGATCCCGATCACCGTGCTGATCACCGGCACTTCGCTGGGCGTCGCGGGTGCCATTCCGCCACTGGTCGTCGGTGCCACACCGTTCTTCGCACGCCTGGTGGAAACCGCCCTGCGTGAAGTGGACCGCGGCATCATCGAAGCCACCCAGTCGATGGGCGCCACTACCCGCCAGATCATCACCAGTGCATTGCTGCCGGAGGCCCGCCCGGGCATCTTCGCGGCCATTACCGTGACCGCCATCACCCTGGTGTCGTACACCGCCATGGCGGGCGTGGTGGGTGCCGGCGGCCTTGGCGACTTGGCCATTCGCTTCGGTTACCAGCGTTTCCAGACCGATGTGATGGTGGTAACCGTGGTTCTGCTGCTGGTACTGGTTCAAGTACTGCAAAGCGTGGGCGACAAACTGGTCGTGCATTTTTCCCGTAAATAA